The DNA region TGATTCACAAAAACCCCTTTGAAAGCTCCGCGCTGACCGCGCTGATCGAAAGCGCCAACGGCAACCCCCGGCTGATAAACACTCTCGCCCGCAACGCCCTGCAAAAAGCCTGCGAAACCAATGAAACCGAAGTCACCTCACTCATGATGCAACAAGTCATCGAATCGATCCCCTGGCTGCATAAATTACGCCGCTAAAGCATTTATTCGGAGGATAGGGCTCTGTCGTTGGGGGATGACACCCCGAGCGCCGAATAAAGCCAAGCCCGAAACAAGGCAAAGAGCCGAAGGCAAAATCACCTTCGGCTCTTCACCGTCAGCAAATCCTCCATTTAAATCGAAAAAGTCCGCCGCCCATACCTCCAATTAAATTGAAAACATTCCCGCCGATTTGCCTGAAAAATAACAATCTGATCAATCCCTACGGCCTGTACATCCTGGCAGAGGATGAACATGCGATGAAAGTATATGTGACCGACAACTACGAAACGGCAACGGAAGAAAAACCACCGCTGGAGGAACTTGGCCGTCGTGTGCACCTGTTCGATGTCACCACCACCGAAGTGGATAGCGTGGAGGCGGAGTGGATCAAATCGTTCGGCGACACATCAGGTCTAGGCGTGTTGAATATTGTGGAAAGTGTTTATGGAGATCCGGTCCACGACAGCCTCATGGTAGGTGACGAGGAGATCTCCTCGGAAGGCCAGACTATCAAACGATATACCTTGGATGGGCGTTTCACCGGTGACGTGATTGGGCGAGGTGTCTTTATAAATCAACCTGAAGGTATCGCTCTTTGGGAAACGGGCGAAACTAGCGGTTATTGGATATGCACTGACCAAGGAGAGAATCTAAACCTCTACCATGTCTTTGATCGTATAACTTTCGCGCATGAAGGTACCTTTCGCGGCGAAATCACTCTCAACACGGATGGAGTCTGGCTCGACCCAACTCTTAGCCTCCGCTTTCCCCGAGGTGCCTTCTACGCTATCCACAATGATGGCAATGCCACGGCTTTTTCGTTGGAAGAAATTGCGGAAGCCCTTGATCTGGAATAGAGGAGTTTGATACGATCAGGCTCTCAGGAAAATTTTACGCTTATACATCCAGTAAAGCAGCAGCCAACCTGTGAGCAGTACGGCCGCGGGGGTCAACACGATCCCGAAATTACCGCCGGGCTGCGCCAGGGGATTGGTGAAGGTACCTACGATTTGTTTCAGGGGAACGATGGTTGGCAGCAGATACGCCGCCAGGGCATTGCTGCCGATTACGACAAGAGGAAACGACCAGCGCCGCCACCCTTTCATGTCTATGATCCAGTAGAAGAGGAGAAATAGCAGACAGCTCCATCCCGCCGATACCAGGGCGTAGGAGGTGGTCCAGAGCTTCATAATTACCGGTATTACAGGGCTCAATGCGTAACCGGCGAGCAGGCATCCGAGTCCCGTCAATCCGATGATTTTTGCTTTAATTCGCGCTTGTGTGTCCGACAGCAGCACCTGGCCCAGCAAGAGCCCGGTTATGGTGGTGGCTATCGTTGGAATGGCGCTCAGCACCGTGCCCCAACCGTCGGGATGAGCCCGCCCTAAAACAAACTGATCCACGGCAGTCACCAGGTTGTGGTTTTCCGTGTAGGAGCCAGCGGATATCTCAGTGGCGGGGACAAACGCAAGCAGTAGCGCGTAACCGGCAAGGAGCTGTGGTTTAGTTGGTACTGAATAATGCTGAAACCGCTCAATCCCCCAATCGCCACAAAAAACGCCTTGCCGCCAAAAAGCCAAAACATCGTAAATCCTCGAAAGGCGTCGAGTGAAACCAGTCTGGGGGACTGTGTGTCGGCCAGTCTATTCATCGTCCAGTTCCACTTCAGCGAAGCGGTTCAGGCCGGCCCCGCCATCCGAGCCGGCGTCATAGACGAAGCCGTAGACTTTCACCCCGTCCGGGCGAACATACACGTTTCCCCGGACCCAGGAGCCGAGAATGTTTCCCACCTGAAGCTTGGCCGGTTGCCAGCCACCCGCATCCCCCCGGGTGGCAAAAATGGACCGTGAGTCCTCGTCGATGAAGAAGACATGCAGGACGCCTCCATCCGTAACGAAGTCGGCCCCGGGTTGCTGCGAATCCACTGCGTCCGTAACCACCTTGCGGTCGCTGACACGCACCGGTTGCGTGGGCCGTCCGCCTTTCACCACCCGCCGTTCCCAGAGGTAACCGTCGGTCAGACGATAAATGATGACAAGGGTGTCCGCCCCAGGCTGGTAAATAAGCGGCAACACCGCCCCATACTCCGCACGCGTGGCTCCTGCGCCCGATGCGAGCTGTTGGCCATCCGTCAAAGTACCGCCGGACAGCAACCTGCGATACCAGAGAGTGCCATCGGTCCGGTAGTAGGCGAGGTGCACGGTATCGTTCGCCCCGAGTACCGTCTGGGGTCCGGCCGCGGCAGGGGCATCCGGGTCAATGATTACCTGCTCTCCCCAGGTGCCGTCAGCCGAACGAATATTGTAATGCAGTGTTTGGCCGACATAAAATGCAATCATGCTGCCGTCGGAACGGATGACCAAGGTGGCCGCCTGGGCCATGGAGTCCGCAAGCGCGGCCAACTCGTCGGTAAAGGCCCAGGTATCGGGCTGCGTCGGGTGGTCGGAGGTGCGAAACACGTGATGGCGAACCGACCGGGTCACCTGGTGGATGATATGCAGGGTATCCCCTGCTTTGCGTACATCCACCGCTTCCAGGTCATTGGTGCTCGGGCGGTTTGCTCCATCGACCTCCCGCCAGGTTATCCCGTTGTCCGCCGACTTGACCATCATGAACAGGTTGTCCGTCTCGGTTGGCTCCATGATGAAGTACAGATCGCCGTTGGAAGCCTGCCAGGGTCCGATCCGGCCCGGCGTTTCCACAAAAGTTCCCCCAAGATGGCCGGGGGGAATGCTTAACCGCAGCACCGGATTTCGGGAAGGGTACAGAGCCTTGCCGTCCGCCGTAACCATGCGAAGCTCAAAGGTGTCGCCTTCCTCATTGGTTACCGCGTCATCAGCGAAGCGCCGGACTACGAGTGCCCACTCGAATTCGCCTTGAGCGCCTCCACCCGGCCAAGAGCCCGTGCTCTCGGCCATGGAGACTCCCTCGCCAGCCTGGAAAGCCGCGTTTGAGTTCTCCAGAAGATCGGTTGTGGCCTCTCCGTTTTCAAAAGTCTTGCTGGAAACGATGCTTAGCCTCGGTGTTCTTGCTTCGCCCGCAATGGCGAATTCCCGGAACTCGGCAGTGCTGTTTGCGGGTAGGTAATAACCGAGTTTTGAAGAATCCAGGTTCGCCGTCAGCTCAACCGTGAACTCCACGGAGTCATTCTCAAAATTGACTTCAGCCTTTTGATTTTCCAGATCGATTTCCACCGTGAGCCACCGGTCCAGGGGGATGTCGGCTTTTTGCTCTGCCATGAGGGTCTCCTTTCCATTCATATAGCGGATCAAGCGAATGGATCCCGAGGCGGCATCGAGAAGAAGCCGGTAGTGATTTCCGGCATCGACATAACCGAAAACCAATCCGACTCCGCTTGTACTATCTGAAGACAGGCGAAATTCCGCCGCCAGTTCGGTCACTTCCCAGCGAGGAACGTGGATGCCAATAAGTGGTTCCTTTTCGGCTTGTCCTCGAAGCACCTTGGTCTCCCCGGCCAGGGCGACCTTCAAGCCGGTCGGATTTCCGTGCTCAACCGTCCAGCCTTCGGGAGGTTCACCGACAGGCATCTGTTCGAAATCCAGGTCCAGTTCCCGCAAAGGGTGAGGAAAATCGTGCGCCTCGACGCCGGTCCAGTTGCCTGCGTTTCTGCGGTACTGAAGTCGAAACTGCGACGGACTGTTCCTGGGCGCCGACTCCACTTCAAAGCGTACCCGAAATGGCTGGTCCGCCTGAATGCTCACATTCTCGTTGAGTGCGCCAGCCCAGCCCTTCTCAGAATTCAAGGCCGCGGTGAACTCGGAACGCACCCGGAATGCCGTCTGTTCACCCAAATCCTGAATGGATTTATCTTTTCCGCAACCCATCGCGAGGGTCAGCCAAGCCAGAGCCAGCGCCAAGGGGCGCCAGGTTACCTTTAGGCACGTTGTGTTTGGGGTGGGTATCGCCTGTATGCTCGCATGGAACTTAATAGTTTTCATTTCTTCAGGATATCACTGTTATGTGACTAGAAATAGCAAAAAGATATGACAAATTTGTCATTTTTGCGACAGATCGGATTGGCTGGCGTATTACATTGGAGCTATATCCGAATCACCTATTTTTCCGAGAAATTCACTCCATGTGTCCTCTGATATTTTCCCATCACCAGCGAC from Verrucomicrobiota bacterium includes:
- a CDS encoding sialidase family protein, with product MALALAWLTLAMGCGKDKSIQDLGEQTAFRVRSEFTAALNSEKGWAGALNENVSIQADQPFRVRFEVESAPRNSPSQFRLQYRRNAGNWTGVEAHDFPHPLRELDLDFEQMPVGEPPEGWTVEHGNPTGLKVALAGETKVLRGQAEKEPLIGIHVPRWEVTELAAEFRLSSDSTSGVGLVFGYVDAGNHYRLLLDAASGSIRLIRYMNGKETLMAEQKADIPLDRWLTVEIDLENQKAEVNFENDSVEFTVELTANLDSSKLGYYLPANSTAEFREFAIAGEARTPRLSIVSSKTFENGEATTDLLENSNAAFQAGEGVSMAESTGSWPGGGAQGEFEWALVVRRFADDAVTNEEGDTFELRMVTADGKALYPSRNPVLRLSIPPGHLGGTFVETPGRIGPWQASNGDLYFIMEPTETDNLFMMVKSADNGITWREVDGANRPSTNDLEAVDVRKAGDTLHIIHQVTRSVRHHVFRTSDHPTQPDTWAFTDELAALADSMAQAATLVIRSDGSMIAFYVGQTLHYNIRSADGTWGEQVIIDPDAPAAAGPQTVLGANDTVHLAYYRTDGTLWYRRLLSGGTLTDGQQLASGAGATRAEYGAVLPLIYQPGADTLVIIYRLTDGYLWERRVVKGGRPTQPVRVSDRKVVTDAVDSQQPGADFVTDGGVLHVFFIDEDSRSIFATRGDAGGWQPAKLQVGNILGSWVRGNVYVRPDGVKVYGFVYDAGSDGGAGLNRFAEVELDDE